The following proteins come from a genomic window of Urocitellus parryii isolate mUroPar1 unplaced genomic scaffold, mUroPar1.hap1 Scaffold_37, whole genome shotgun sequence:
- the LOC144252082 gene encoding proline-rich protein 15-like: MANNGGTSSSGPWWKSLTNSKKKSKEATVGAQPLAQPDPEEPNPPSPEWTSGSRENQHPNVLAGASESPKPNKLCGEKPGNSRRNLKISRSGRFKEKRKVCATLLPEGDRSPEEADFPDDAQEDKQ, from the coding sequence ATGGCCAACAACGGTGGCACTAGCAGCTCTGGGCCCTGGTGGAAATCGCTAACCAACAGcaagaagaaaagcaaggaagCCACGGTGGGGGCGCAGCCTCTGGCCCAGCCAGACCCCGAGGAGCCCAACCCTCCCAGCCCAGAATGGACTAGCGGCTCCCGAGAGAACCAGCACCCCAACGTCCTTGCGGGCGCCAGCGAGTCCCCCAAGCCAAACAAATTGTGTGGGGAGAAGCCTGGCAACAGCCGCCGCAATTTGAAGATCTCGAGATCTGGCCGCTTTAAGGAGAAGAGGAAAGTGTGTGCCACGCTGCTTCCAGAGGGAGACAGGTCCCCAGAGGAGGCGGACTTCCCTGATGATGCCCAGGAGGACAAGCAATAG